A single window of Uloborus diversus isolate 005 chromosome 5, Udiv.v.3.1, whole genome shotgun sequence DNA harbors:
- the LOC129223447 gene encoding protein artichoke-like: MKFFVASLFWSASFAFLCKMTQVEAQRRSSFECPPADLIYPCECSMHPNKIVTCNDVKNLETVRNALENRFSKPLPKLQITNVHTFSLPHNALRNISVRKLVLNGSNIRKIHDDAFYGQDSLGLLILSEDRLTEFPAEALKRLTSLRTLSLSGNFLMKISRESLENLHHLSFLVLSENRISQIERNAFPRTLETLFLSRNHLTSLNGSINYLSRLEVLYVKDNRLTTVKEDLKGLTQLRHLDLDNNKISDIENSFNDLKALESLSLAYNNLETIGNNLNHLTELQHLNLSHNYLTELDEELFENLNGIEVLDLSGNFLKSICPTLAPLKGLKVLNLSDTNLLFLDHGCFRGMKNLQSLDVSHNELRSIDAITGHYFPKMIFLYLHHNYLSTLRHGLKNLNSLYELDIRDNHLNSIKHHHLMHNRMLSVLKISGNSWDCNDQFIHLLRDLETRGVIVIGKQMCYLSENVL; this comes from the coding sequence ATGAAATTTTTTGTCGCTTCGCTCTTTTGGTCAGcatcatttgcatttttatgcaaaatgacGCAAGTTGAGGCTCAAAGAAGGAGCAGTTTCGAATGCCCACCGGCTGATCTCATCTATCCCTGTGAGTGCTCCATGCATCCGAATAAAATCGTTACGTGCAATGATGTGAAGAATTTGGAGACTGTTCGGAATGCACTGGAGAATCGCTTTTCGAAGCCATTACCAAAGCTACAAATAACGAATGTGCATACATTTTCACTACCGCATAACGCTCTTAGAAATATTTCAGTCAGAAAATTGGTTCTGAATGGCAGCAACATCAGAAAAATTCACGACGATGCGTTTTATGGACAAGACTCTCTCGGCTTGCTGATCTTGTCCGAAGACAGGCTCACGGAATTTCCTGCGGAAGCCCTCAAACGTCTGACAAGCCTGCGAACTTTGAGTTTGTCGGGAAACTTTCTAATGAAAATATCTAGAGAGTCTTTGGAAAATCTTCACCACCTCTCGTTCTTAGTCCTCAGCGAAAACCGCATCTCTCAAATCGAACGAAACGCCTTCCCCAGGACTTTAGAAACGCTATTCCTGTCAAGAAACCACCTGACATCTCTAAATGGAAGTATCAACTACCTGAGCAGGCTGGAAGTCCTTTACGTCAAAGACAACAGGTTAACGACTGTCAAGGAGGACTTGAAAGGGTTGACGCAGCTTCGACACTTGGATCTCGATAATAATAAGATTTCGGACATTGAAAATAGCTTCAACGACTTGAAAGCACTGGAAAGTCTCAGCTTAGCTTACAACAATTTGGAAAcaattggaaataatttaaatcacCTCACAGAATTGCAACATCTAAACCTATCCCATAATTATTTGACTGAATTGGATGAAGAACTGTTTGAAAATCTCAACGGAATTGAAGTGTTAGATTTATCCGGAAATTTCCTAAAATCTATTTGTCCCACCTTAGCTCCCTTGAAAGGGTTGAAAGTATTGAATTTATCAGACACGAATCTTTTATTTCTGGATCATGGCTGCTTCCGTGGTATGAAGAATTTGCAATCTTTGGATGTATCCCACAATGAGTTGAGAAGTATAGATGCAATAACCGGACACTACTTCCCAAAAATGATATTTCTCTACCTTCACCACAACTATTTATCCACCTTGAGACACGGCCTCAAAAACCTCAACAGCCTGTATGAACTAGACATCAGGGACAATCACTTAAACTCTATCAAACACCATCATCTAATGCACAACAGGATGCTGTCAGTCTTAAAAATTTCAG